A genomic window from Zalophus californianus isolate mZalCal1 chromosome 13, mZalCal1.pri.v2, whole genome shotgun sequence includes:
- the LOC113934168 gene encoding histone H3.3A-like has protein sequence MACTKQTAHKSTGGKAPRKQLAIKAARKSAPSTGGVKKPHRYRPGTVALREIRRYQKSSKLLIRKLPFQRLVREIAQDFKTDLRFQSAAVGALQEANEAYLVGLFEDTNLCAIHAKRVTIMPKDIQLACRIHGERAYPL, from the coding sequence ATGGCTTGTACAAAGCAGACTGCCCACAAATCGACCGGTGGTAAAGCACCGAGGAAGCAACTGGCTATAAAAGCCGCTCGCAAGAGTGCGCCCTCTACTGGAGGGGTGAAGAAACCTCATCGTTACAGGCCTGGTACTGTGGCACTCCGTGAAATTAGACGTTATCAGAAGTCCAGCAAACTTCTGATCCGCAAACTTCCTTTCCAGCGTCTGGTGCGAGAAATTGCTCAGGACTTCAAAACAGATCTGCGCTTCCAGAGTGCGGCTGTTGGTGCTTTGCAGGAGGCAAACGAGGCCTATCTGGTGGGCCTCTTTGAAGACACCAATCTGTGTGCTATCCATGCCAAACGTGTCACAATTATGCCAAAAGACATCCAGCTAGCGTGCCGCATACATGGAGAACGTGCTTATCCACTAtga